A window of the Zerene cesonia ecotype Mississippi chromosome 24, Zerene_cesonia_1.1, whole genome shotgun sequence genome harbors these coding sequences:
- the LOC119836449 gene encoding testis-expressed protein 9: protein MIRLKNTSTILYLNIRFTILYMESIDLLARENEFKKLNKQLEKKTETLMKEIEQVMQKQDIFSEFSNRLVQTPNRHLRKHCDSPITPDKIPTKVQIKKKENSPKNNNTDYNTGTDNEIKKCISNVCEWCQMRNKENDHMEFLYAFVSVNVKENVLPQSFVKDRVTVENVCKFLSAKVKLMQEQIDKLQATIDKMAKQCEGHMGQLAGMESERLSLVSRANTLRSEVADVRAKYAAVNNKFNEKDRLYKEQRSVSDKLTVEMKSLRAKNANLEARGASQEEAIVSLKHQLETVKLSDKEFRDATRNLSASHQNAICQLEAKVKSLNSRIDKQAALIDNLKKQNALLATEGALKALEREYNEFLNSDLE from the exons ATGATACGTCTCAAAAATACTTCTACTATTCTTTATCTGAATATTCGTTTTACGATACTTTATATGGAGTCTATAGATTTATTAGCACgtgaaaatgaatttaagaAACTCAATAAGCAACTGGAGAAAAAAACGGAGACGTTGATGAAGGAAATTGAACAAGTTATG CAAAAACAGGACATATTCTCCGAGTTTTCAAACAGACTAGTACAAACTCCAAACAGACATCTAAGAAAACATTGTGACTCTCCCATCACTCCAGATAAGATACCCACCAAAGtgcaaattaagaaaaaagaaaatagccctaaaaataataatacagattataatacAGGCAcagataatgaaattaaaaagtgcaTATCAAATGTGTGTGAGTGGTGCCAAATGAGAAATAAGGAAAATGATCACATGGAGTTTTTGTATGCATTTGTTTCTGTTAATGTTAAGGAAAATGTTTTGCCGCAGTCGTTTGTAAAAg aTCGAGTCACAgttgaaaatgtatgtaaatttctATCGGCCAAAGTGAAACTTATGCAGgaacaaatagataaattacaaGCTACTATAGATAAAATG gcTAAGCAGTGCGAAGGTCACATGGGACAGTTAGCAGGTATGGAAAGCGAGAGGCTATCCCTCGTGAGCAGAGCCAATACTCTCAGGTCTGAGGTAGCCGATGTTAGAGCGAAGTATGCAGCTGTGAACAATAAGTTTAAT GAAAAAGACCGTCTCTACAAAGAACAGAGGAGCGTATCGGACAAACTGACGGTTGAGATGAAAAGCTTAAGGGCGAAAAATGCGAATTTGGAAGCGCGAGGCGCGTCGCAGGAAGAGGCTATAGTGTCGCTGAAACATCAATTGGAAACTGTGAAACTGTCTGATAAG gAATTCCGCGACGCAACACGCAACCTCTCTGCGTCACATCAGAACGCCATCTGTCAATTAGAAGCTAAAGTTAAAAGTCTAAACTCGCGTATAGACAAGCAAGCGGCGCTCATAGACAACTTGAAGAAACAAAACGCGCTGCTGGCGACAGAGGGCGCTTTGAAAGCGCTAGAACGGGAATATAACGAGTTTTTGAATTCGGATTTGGAATaa
- the LOC119836335 gene encoding uncharacterized protein LOC119836335, translating into MFCLFGRSECVKLFQDCDDEKETEGEMHSNEPAPTGGPALLQQLGRLIVRSRSSSPARGAAPPHRHKLPSTSKQIVTQPKSDSDEPRPGIEAQLNNHVQSLWNEQIPICIEVLLAPSCQDCYMSMCRLEENAAYDKLHAPRGLLLERWTMNAVSNKPESPPAISPLWLLNAVRSQLHFSQLSAWRATLRRDQPQRRRKLSHETCNIKKIEANCDDADLEERKLNIVYSIKMAADYNMADFSRPPTDHTFPIANIGNNIYLRVVLHSLPRLQEIPHVKCSCKRRTSKEIPPGVHEELIGKLSDLTIGRKYPSDAINSNVGSASRRLSIISNPGSTEYLYSTCDKKDILDDRMLTPCSESGKHKCSCDDESDERKAPKKLDERRLKEIAKXXXXEIAKYKRRLRKECKLKRLCDSTSSDGEPKKETHTSIPILQAARFDRLRAIGCYRNQTYLTLPASRVEGKSPFVETIDVQPPEFRKTSSVGTQTDDISCACGNSALMQCAACLDRGLVRPPASRELARSELARSGARRKRGDHERELNKLHCDIRSDSAQCDISLGSDKCGDVVKRPRLRRLFPVAGRIGRILSDRQTSDMQELNLRDDDTVFSSKPDAKRQKTYSIGGDYVMYEKCDYGSVDDCDLESPKDEEPFEYPAARRDQVPSPSEMDRFRWRFDSAASMVFHTKTGLPLTSSPAPLRRGNNCFDFDDSINGVSGIKSALFHPISPPSPAPASPVSPPPAPRAPPAPPPADRRRRRTPASRLRVGSSTGLLGTFEESALKGRLEPVATVHGFTAELGASGAFCPPHRRLPVTVFFYAPGGTNAPYMGHINLGGGGYRVPRAGTVQVSLLNPHDSFMTSKSGKLYLHTDIRILVSRKADVDTATAYSAVHRPIATTPSDAGSSANQGEARERGTNQSEAREETANRSEARECVTKQSEAREKVANRAPNRVFGGCGELAGAPEREIGYENQNGVAYELRSFTYAPDNPKYSPR; encoded by the exons atgttttgtttatttggacgGA GTGAGTgtgtgaaattatttcaagatTGTGACGATGAAAAGGAGACTGAAGGGGAG ATGCACAGTAACGAGCCAGCGCCCACCGGCGGGCCGGCGCTGCTGCAGCAGCTCGGGCGGCTGATCGTGCGCTCGCGCAGCAGCAGCCCCGCGCgcggcgccgcgccgccgcaccGCCACAAGTTGCCCTCCACCAGCAAACAG ATAGTAACCCAGCCGAAGTCAGATTCGGACGAGCCCCGGCCGGGCATCGAAGCGCAACTCAACAACCACGTCCAGTCCCTGTGGAATGAGCAGATACCGATCTGTATTGAG GTGCTCCTGGCGCCCTCCTGCCAAGATTGCTACATGTCCATGTGTCGGCTGGAGGAAAACGCCGCGTACGACAAGTTGCACGCGCCGCGCGGCCTCCTGCTCGAGCGGTGGACCATGAACGCTGTGAGCAA CAAGCCGGAGAGCCCGCCGGCGATCTCGCCGCTGTGGCTGCTGAACGCGGTGCGCTCGCAGCTGCACTTCTCCCAGCTGTCGGCCTGGCGCGCCACGCTGCGCCGCGACCAGCCCCAGCGGAG AAGAAAGCTCAGCCACGAGACGTGCAACATAAAGAAGATAGAAGCAAATTGTGACGACGCGGACTTGGAGGAGCGCAAGCTGAACATCGTCTACTCCATCAAAATGGCCGCCGACTACAACATGGCGGACTTCTCCCGCCCGCCCACCGACCACACCTTCCCCATCGCCAACATCGGCAACAACATCTACCTCAGGGTCGTCCTCCACAGCCTCCCGCGCCTCCAGGAGATACCGCACGTCAAGTGCTCCTGCAAGCGGAGGACCAGCAAGGAGATACCGCCCGGCGTGCACGAGGAGCTCATAGGGAAGCTGAGCGACCTCACCATCGGCCGCAAGTACCCCTCCGATGCGATCAACTCCAACGTCGGCAGCGCCAGCCGGCGCCTCTCCATCATCTCCAACCCTGGCTCCACCGAATACTTGTACTCGACCTGTGATAAAAAGGACATCCTGGACGACAGGATGCTCACGCCGTGCAGCGAGAGCGGGAAGCACAAGTGCAGCTGCGACGACGAGTCCGACGAGAGGAAGGCGCCGAAGAAGCTGGACGAGAGGAGGCTGAAGGAGATCGCGAAANNNNNNNNNNAGGAGATCGCGAAGTACAAGCGGCGCCTGCGCAAGGAGTGCAAGCTGAAGCGGCTCTGCGACAGCACCTCGTCCGACGGCGAGCCCAAGAAGGAGACGCACACCTCCATTCCGATACTCCAAGCGGCCAGGTTCGACAGGCTCCGAGCGATCGGCTGCTACCGGAACCAGACCTACCTCACGCTGCCGGCCAGCCGGGTGGAGGGCAAGTCCCCGTTCGTCGAGACCATCGACGTCCAACCGCCGGAGTTCAGGAAGACCAGCTCGGTGGGCACGCAGACGGACGACATCTCCTGCGCCTGCGGGAACTCGGCCCTGATGCAGTGCGCCGCGTGTCTGGACCGGGGGCTGGTGCGGCCGCCGGCCAGCCGCGAGCTGGCCCGCAGCGAGCTGGCCCGCAGCGGGGCGCGGCGCAAGCGCGGCGACCACGAGCGCGAGCTCAACAAGCTTCATTGTGATATACGTAGTGATAGTGCGCAGTGTGATATAAGTTTAGGTAGTGATAAGTGTGGCGACGTGGTGAAGCGGCCGCGGCTGCGTCGGCTGTTCCCCGTCGCAGGCCGCATCGGGCGGATCCTGAGCGACAGGCAGACCAGCGACATGCAGGAGCTGAACCTGCGGGACGACGACACCGTGTTCTCGTCGAAGCCGGACGCGAAGCGGCAGAAGACCTACTCGATCGGCGGGGACTACGTGATGTACGAGAAATGCGACTACGGCTCGGTGGACGACTGCGACCTGGAGTCGCCGAAGGACGAGGAGCCGTTCGAGTACCCGGCAGCGAGGAGGGACCAGGTGCCGTCCCCCAGCGAGATGGACAGGTTCCGGTGGCGGTTTGACTCGGCGGCGTCCATGGTGTTCCACACGAAGACGGGGCTGCCGCTCACGTCCAGTCCAGCTCCGTTGAGGAGAGGAAACAACTGTTTTGACTTTGACGATTCTATCAACGGTGTGTCTGGAATTAAGAG CGCGCTGTTCCACCCGATCTCGCCCCCGTCCCCCGCGCCCGCGTCCCCCGTGTCGCcgccccccgcgccccgcgcgccccccgcgccgcccccCGCCGACCGCCGCAGGAGGCGCACCCCGGCCAGCCGGCTCAGAGTCGGCTCCAGCACCGGCCTGCTGG GCACGTTCGAGGAGTCGGCGCTGAAGGGCCGGCTGGAGCCCGTGGCCACCGTGCACGGGTTCACGGCGGAGCTGGGCGCGTCCGGCGCGTTCTGCCCGCCGCACCGCCGCCTGCCCGTCACCGTGTTCTTCTACGCGCCCGGCGGCACCAACGCGCCCTACATG GGGCACATAAACCTGGGCGGCGGCGGGTACCGCGTGCCGCGCGCGGGCACGGTGCAGGTGTCGCTGCTGAACCCGCACG ACAGCTTCATGACATCAAAATCCGGGAAGCTGTATCTCCACACGGACATCCGGATCCTGGTGTCGCGCAAGGCGGACGTGGACACGGCGACCGCGTACTCCGCCGTGCACCGCCCCATAGCGACCACTCCGAGCGACGCGGGCTCGTCAGCCAATCAGGGTGAAGCGCGCGAGCGGGGGACCAATCAGAGCGAAGCGCGTGAAGAGACGGCCAATAGGAGCGAGGCGCGGGAGTGTGTGACTAAACAGAGCGAGGCGCGGGAAAAGGTGGCGAATCGCGCGCCGAATCGCGTGTTCGGCGGCTGCGGGGAGCTGGCCGGAGCGCCGGAGCGCGAGATCGGATACGAGAATCAAAATGGCGTCGCGTACGAGCTGAGGAGCTTCACGTACGCGCCGGACAACCCGAAGTACTCGCCGCGGTAG